From Thermogemmata fonticola, one genomic window encodes:
- a CDS encoding PVC-type heme-binding CxxCH protein, producing the protein MRYGYAPRWRPTLLAASLILAWGATSVIHPRSAGQAPPTLPPHLVAPTDPLTPQAEQQAFTLAPGFEIQLVASEPRIDKPIQMAFDARGRLWITTSRHYPFPAEPGQGRDKVYILSDFDPQTGQARTIQTFAEDLNIPIGILPLPDGRSALVSSCGEIRKYTDRDGDGRADEQEVLLRGFGFRDTHGMYNSFTLLPDGWVYACHGFANDSTVRGRDGHTVRMHSGHTFRFRPDGSRIEVFTYGQVNPFGIALDPWDRLYTADCHSRPITQLIPQAYYDSFGKPHDGLGFGPHVTRHDHGSTALCGLVWYQADHFPTSWHGHMFLGNVVTNRINCDRIEWHGSSPVAVEQPDFLVSRDRWFRPVDLKLGPDGALYVADFYNRIIGHYEVDLRHPGRDRERGRIWRIVWRGTGQAPAAPPRLPFRDLTVAPLEELLRLANHTNLTVRLLARLQLAQRFPQALAERQVRWDPPTACRTLAESQDPHRRRAAVDYLILNPSADALSHLLDLLRTCPPDDTHLRHAGRIALRNILRDASTGWSAAARRLQERPSDLPFVLDVLHGLPTPDSAVFLAQAWREAGWTPQSLQQRCQLRFEDYLRGVEFLARHAPAETLRSLAVVLKPDGSADADTALRIARSFFRGRSGQVVEDALFPTALENLLREALQPAQPAAQQALALEVLSLLRPSLADGPRRQNLDRWAAPALASLLAHPAALLPVRQQTITLALRDYAAATAAPLEQLLTAPTTPPPLREHLLLTLAAQPHALNLPSLRAALREALKQAPYRLAHAVAMQLATSRPGAELLLQAAQHQELSPQILQERPIRERLQALRQPELEKQLTALTKNLPPLDQNLQNLIRQRTAAFSRHRADLQAGARLFIQHCAPCHRLGSEGGTVAPQLDGIAQRGAERLLEDILDPNRNVDPAFRAHVILTTDERTLTGLVLPSEDPNVLLLADTAGKTLRLPKKEIVSDRETPLSPMPANFAQLLPEKDLYDLLAFLLQQRSPPKKP; encoded by the coding sequence ATGAGATACGGTTACGCTCCGCGATGGCGGCCCACCCTGCTGGCGGCAAGCCTGATCCTGGCATGGGGAGCCACCTCGGTGATTCATCCCCGCTCGGCGGGACAAGCACCGCCGACGTTGCCCCCACACCTGGTGGCTCCCACTGACCCCTTGACACCTCAAGCCGAACAACAAGCCTTCACCTTAGCTCCCGGTTTCGAGATACAATTGGTGGCGTCGGAACCGCGGATCGACAAGCCCATCCAGATGGCCTTCGACGCTCGCGGACGCCTTTGGATCACCACGAGCCGCCATTATCCCTTTCCTGCCGAACCCGGCCAGGGACGGGACAAAGTGTATATCCTCTCGGACTTCGATCCCCAAACCGGCCAAGCCCGCACCATTCAAACTTTCGCCGAGGACCTGAACATCCCCATCGGCATCTTACCTTTACCGGATGGGCGATCGGCCTTGGTCTCCAGTTGCGGGGAAATCCGCAAGTACACCGACCGTGATGGGGATGGCCGCGCCGATGAGCAGGAGGTTCTGTTGCGCGGTTTTGGTTTCCGTGACACCCACGGCATGTACAACTCCTTTACGCTCTTGCCGGACGGATGGGTGTATGCCTGCCATGGCTTTGCCAACGACAGCACCGTCCGCGGCCGCGATGGCCATACTGTCCGCATGCACTCCGGGCACACCTTCCGCTTCCGCCCCGATGGCTCCCGGATAGAAGTCTTCACTTACGGGCAAGTCAATCCCTTCGGCATTGCTTTGGATCCGTGGGACCGGCTCTACACCGCCGATTGTCATTCTCGACCCATAACGCAGTTGATTCCTCAGGCCTACTACGACAGCTTCGGCAAACCGCATGACGGTCTCGGCTTTGGCCCCCATGTCACTCGCCACGATCACGGCAGCACCGCTTTGTGCGGATTGGTCTGGTATCAGGCCGACCATTTTCCTACCTCATGGCACGGCCATATGTTTCTGGGTAACGTCGTGACCAACCGCATCAACTGCGACCGGATCGAATGGCACGGTTCCTCCCCGGTCGCGGTGGAACAACCGGATTTTTTGGTTAGCCGGGATCGCTGGTTCCGCCCGGTGGATTTGAAGCTGGGACCCGATGGTGCTCTCTACGTAGCTGACTTCTACAACCGGATCATTGGCCATTACGAAGTCGATCTGCGCCATCCGGGCCGGGATCGGGAACGCGGACGCATCTGGCGGATCGTTTGGCGGGGCACAGGCCAGGCACCGGCGGCTCCTCCCCGCCTTCCCTTCCGCGACCTGACGGTTGCTCCGCTGGAAGAACTGCTCCGCCTAGCGAATCACACCAACCTGACCGTCCGGCTGCTAGCCCGGCTCCAATTGGCTCAGCGCTTTCCGCAAGCCCTCGCAGAGCGGCAGGTCCGCTGGGACCCACCCACCGCTTGCCGGACATTGGCCGAAAGCCAGGATCCCCATCGCCGGCGCGCCGCCGTCGATTATCTGATCCTTAATCCCAGTGCTGACGCCCTGTCCCACCTGTTGGACCTGCTCCGCACTTGCCCGCCGGATGATACCCACCTGCGCCATGCCGGCCGGATCGCTCTAAGAAATATCTTGCGAGACGCCAGTACCGGTTGGTCCGCTGCGGCCCGCCGACTCCAGGAACGGCCGTCGGACTTGCCTTTTGTGCTGGACGTCCTGCATGGACTGCCGACGCCTGACTCCGCCGTCTTCCTGGCCCAAGCTTGGCGGGAGGCCGGCTGGACTCCGCAATCTCTCCAACAGCGCTGTCAACTCCGCTTCGAGGATTATCTCCGCGGGGTGGAGTTCCTTGCTCGCCATGCTCCCGCCGAGACATTGCGTTCGCTCGCGGTTGTCCTGAAGCCGGACGGATCCGCCGACGCAGACACCGCTCTGCGTATTGCCCGGTCCTTTTTCCGAGGTCGTTCGGGACAAGTGGTGGAAGATGCGCTCTTCCCCACGGCTTTGGAAAACCTGCTACGCGAGGCATTGCAGCCCGCCCAACCCGCTGCCCAGCAAGCCCTGGCGCTGGAGGTATTGTCATTACTGCGGCCTTCTCTAGCGGATGGGCCGCGCCGCCAGAACTTGGATCGCTGGGCCGCCCCCGCCCTCGCCTCCTTGCTCGCTCATCCCGCGGCGCTGTTACCGGTGCGCCAGCAGACCATCACTTTGGCCTTGCGTGACTATGCCGCTGCCACGGCTGCCCCTCTGGAACAACTGCTCACTGCCCCCACTACACCACCGCCCCTGCGGGAACATCTCCTGCTCACGTTAGCGGCTCAGCCCCACGCTTTGAACCTCCCCTCGCTGCGAGCCGCCTTGCGCGAGGCTCTCAAGCAGGCCCCCTATCGCTTGGCCCATGCTGTTGCCATGCAACTCGCTACCAGCCGGCCCGGTGCGGAACTGTTGCTCCAAGCGGCCCAGCACCAGGAACTCTCCCCGCAAATCCTTCAGGAACGTCCCATCCGCGAGCGGCTTCAAGCTCTGCGTCAGCCGGAGTTGGAAAAACAGCTCACCGCTCTTACGAAGAATCTTCCCCCTCTCGATCAAAATCTGCAAAATCTGATCCGCCAGCGAACGGCGGCTTTTTCCCGGCACCGGGCCGATCTGCAAGCCGGCGCCCGGCTCTTCATCCAGCATTGCGCTCCCTGCCACCGCCTCGGTTCGGAAGGCGGCACCGTCGCCCCCCAACTGGACGGCATTGCCCAGCGCGGAGCGGAACGACTCCTCGAAGATATTCTCGATCCCAACCGCAATGTTGATCCCGCCTTCCGTGCCCACGTCATACTCACCACGGACGAGCGCACGCTGACCGGTCTGGTCCTCCCCAGCGAAGACCCCAACGTGCTGCTGCTAGCTGATACCGCGGGCAAGACGCTGCGCCTTCCTAAAAAGGAGATTGTCTCCGACCGCGAAACGCCCCTTTCTCCCATGCCGGCCAATTTCGCCCAACTCTTGCCGGAAAAAGACCTTTACGATCTGCTCGCCTTTCTCCTCCAGCAGCGCAGTCCTCCGAAAAAGCCTTGA
- a CDS encoding serine/threonine-protein kinase, with product MSEVASSTGSAASAVPPPDLTGRILGDYRLLRRLGYGGMGQVYLAEQLSLKREVALKLIRSDLQDTETARKRFQAEAEAVARLNHPNIVQIYQLGESDGFRFMVLEYVEGRNLRHYLERKGPPDLAICLSIIRQVALALQRAHEVGIVHRDIKPENILLTRKVEVKVADFGLSRFFAPEGPALHLTQSGVTLGTPLYMSPEQVQGQPVDHRSDIYSFGVTCFHLLAGEPPFQGKTAFDVALKHVQEEPPPLSAFRPDLPPDLCAMVHKMMAKRPEQRYQSVREILRDLNRIREQLHSGGGVHKAAAEMHLSFSGLRSESPSPSPSASHQTTVPFPAHPPLHRRSMWWLALLVGVLGAGFGAVIALAVHATRLRPGSSEEAAPPNVSNSTPNEDFRYLSPLVPRRERELLAILNKRGSKPDDVVAATLELVLLYVQQGRLQEAEERIQNLEREFVERPFPKGEKNSPLLRAVQSASRLAKAALQAYSPEVDAAQRSNEMFVKALEQAAIPPKSPKFDRLERGLAAVQMLLMRYPDLGELCHAALDRNAQALGVTILSPPVLEQLRQPPRLGRKD from the coding sequence ATGTCGGAAGTAGCGTCTTCCACCGGGTCGGCCGCTTCGGCGGTTCCGCCCCCCGATTTGACCGGCCGCATCCTCGGCGATTATCGCTTGCTCCGCCGCTTAGGATACGGCGGGATGGGGCAAGTTTATCTGGCCGAGCAATTGTCCCTCAAGCGAGAAGTGGCCCTGAAACTGATCCGTTCCGACCTTCAGGATACGGAGACGGCCCGAAAGCGTTTCCAAGCCGAAGCGGAGGCCGTCGCCCGTCTCAATCACCCCAACATCGTGCAGATCTACCAACTGGGGGAATCTGACGGCTTCCGTTTCATGGTGTTAGAGTACGTGGAAGGGCGGAATCTGCGGCACTATCTGGAACGGAAAGGCCCGCCGGACTTGGCCATTTGCTTGAGCATCATCCGTCAAGTGGCGCTGGCCTTACAGCGTGCCCACGAGGTGGGGATCGTGCACCGGGACATTAAGCCAGAAAATATCCTCCTGACGCGGAAAGTGGAGGTGAAGGTGGCGGACTTCGGCTTGTCGCGTTTTTTCGCGCCTGAAGGTCCCGCCCTGCATCTGACGCAAAGCGGGGTGACTTTGGGCACGCCGCTGTACATGTCCCCGGAGCAAGTCCAGGGCCAACCCGTGGATCACCGTAGCGACATATACTCGTTTGGCGTCACCTGCTTTCACTTGCTGGCAGGGGAGCCGCCATTTCAGGGGAAGACAGCGTTTGACGTGGCCCTCAAGCATGTGCAAGAGGAGCCACCCCCCTTGTCTGCCTTCCGGCCTGATTTGCCGCCAGACCTCTGTGCCATGGTGCACAAGATGATGGCTAAAAGGCCGGAGCAGCGGTATCAATCCGTACGCGAGATTCTGCGGGACTTGAACCGTATCCGGGAACAACTCCACTCTGGAGGCGGGGTTCACAAGGCGGCAGCGGAGATGCATCTGTCATTTTCCGGCTTGCGCTCCGAAAGTCCCTCTCCGTCGCCCTCGGCTTCACACCAAACGACTGTGCCGTTTCCTGCCCATCCCCCGCTGCACCGCCGGAGCATGTGGTGGTTGGCCCTGCTTGTGGGCGTGTTGGGTGCCGGCTTCGGGGCTGTGATAGCCTTGGCTGTGCATGCCACTCGTCTACGCCCCGGTTCCAGCGAAGAGGCAGCTCCCCCCAACGTTAGCAACTCAACTCCCAACGAAGACTTTCGCTATCTGTCCCCCCTCGTTCCCCGGCGAGAGCGGGAACTGCTCGCCATCCTCAATAAGCGCGGCAGCAAACCGGATGATGTTGTGGCAGCCACGCTGGAACTGGTGCTCCTCTACGTACAGCAAGGACGCTTGCAGGAAGCCGAGGAGCGAATCCAAAATCTGGAAAGGGAATTCGTCGAACGCCCCTTCCCAAAAGGGGAGAAAAACTCGCCTCTGTTGCGCGCAGTGCAATCGGCTTCCCGACTTGCAAAGGCCGCCTTGCAGGCGTATAGCCCGGAGGTCGATGCCGCCCAACGCTCCAACGAGATGTTTGTCAAGGCCTTAGAACAGGCCGCCATTCCTCCCAAAAGCCCCAAATTCGACCGCCTCGAACGCGGTTTGGCGGCAGTGCAGATGCTCCTGATGCGCTACCCCGACCTGGGGGAACTGTGCCATGCCGCACTGGATCGCAATGCCCAAGCTCTAGGAGTGACGATCCTCAGCCCGCCCGTGCTGGAA
- a CDS encoding leucine-rich repeat domain-containing protein, translated as MIPQEVERIRQALAAAKVTVEVDPLLPPQAPLLVRCEAANDKLLLQLAQFPQIGGIHIAEGRLCTAKGYAALKNLPQLQKLAIEHAVLSPASLAAITQCSQLRSLSLIDAGLTDSSIVPLKALTRLEHLNLSQNPKITDAGLKTIAAMERLRSLHLAHCKITDKGLAQLQNLEGLRTLNVVQTAVTQEALERLADAHPNLRNIRR; from the coding sequence GTGATACCTCAGGAAGTAGAACGCATCCGGCAGGCTCTGGCTGCCGCTAAAGTAACTGTGGAAGTGGACCCCCTCCTGCCGCCCCAAGCTCCTCTTTTGGTGCGTTGTGAGGCAGCCAATGACAAGCTCCTGCTCCAACTGGCCCAGTTCCCCCAGATCGGCGGTATCCACATAGCCGAAGGCCGACTCTGCACTGCAAAGGGCTACGCAGCCCTAAAAAATCTGCCCCAGCTTCAAAAACTGGCGATCGAACATGCCGTGCTTTCGCCGGCCAGTCTCGCCGCCATCACCCAGTGTTCCCAATTGCGATCTTTGAGCCTGATCGACGCGGGCCTGACCGACAGCAGTATCGTCCCCTTGAAAGCCCTGACACGTTTGGAGCACCTCAATCTGAGTCAGAATCCGAAAATCACCGATGCGGGTCTGAAAACAATCGCGGCTATGGAGCGACTCCGCAGCCTGCATTTGGCCCATTGCAAGATCACAGACAAGGGGCTGGCACAACTTCAGAACCTGGAGGGCTTGCGTACCCTGAACGTTGTCCAGACCGCTGTCACTCAAGAAGCGCTAGAACGCCTGGCCGATGCCCACCCCAACCTGAGAAATATCCGACGTTAG